The following are from one region of the Hydrogenophaga sp. BPS33 genome:
- a CDS encoding type II toxin-antitoxin system HipA family toxin: MGRRSHTQTLSLWSNGLRVGSWSMLRDGSAQLEYDPAWMRSPKGRPISISLPFLVGNQVHKGPTVLNYFDNLLPDNPDIRKRLGSRFKTDSLEAFDLLRSVGRDCVGALQILGENEEPKDVEHITATALSEFEVEHLLERASSASGFGRDDADEHDLRISLAGMQDKTALLYWKGKWRRPEGATPTTHILKMPLGPIGRRQVDFSRSVDNEWLCLALLRAFGVDAAQASIVEFGKFRVLAVERFDRAVSDNGRWLLRLPQEDFCQVFGLPPEKKYEADGGPGMEDLASVLHQSATPEHDLQMLLKAQLLFWMLRATDGHAKNFSIALLAGGRFQLTPLYDVMSAWPVVGKGSHHWHSRDLKLAMALKGKNKHYACDQIARRHFNSAARHIRYAQNMDHIVEETLASVELAIQAVESKLPAGLCEHVTEKIFEGLRFSAKRLGGQPSV, encoded by the coding sequence ATGGGGCGCCGCTCTCATACGCAGACACTCTCACTGTGGTCCAACGGCCTGCGCGTTGGAAGCTGGTCGATGCTGCGGGACGGATCGGCTCAACTGGAGTACGACCCGGCATGGATGCGTTCACCCAAGGGCCGACCCATCTCGATATCCCTGCCTTTCCTGGTCGGTAACCAGGTGCACAAGGGCCCCACCGTCCTGAACTACTTCGACAACCTTCTGCCCGACAACCCAGACATCAGAAAGCGCCTGGGCAGCCGATTCAAGACCGACTCATTGGAGGCTTTCGACCTGCTCAGGTCGGTCGGCAGAGATTGCGTTGGCGCGTTGCAGATACTGGGCGAAAACGAAGAACCCAAGGATGTCGAACACATCACGGCCACGGCCTTGAGCGAGTTCGAGGTGGAGCATCTCCTGGAACGCGCAAGCTCTGCCTCTGGTTTCGGCCGCGACGATGCCGATGAACACGATTTGCGAATTTCTCTGGCCGGCATGCAGGACAAGACCGCACTGCTGTACTGGAAGGGGAAATGGCGTCGCCCCGAGGGCGCCACGCCCACGACGCACATCCTGAAGATGCCCCTGGGCCCTATCGGACGCAGGCAAGTGGACTTCAGCCGCTCCGTCGACAACGAATGGCTGTGCCTGGCTTTGTTGAGGGCTTTCGGCGTGGACGCTGCGCAGGCCAGCATCGTCGAGTTTGGCAAATTCCGCGTGCTGGCCGTCGAGCGCTTTGACCGCGCGGTGTCCGACAACGGGCGGTGGCTGCTGCGCCTGCCGCAAGAAGACTTCTGCCAAGTCTTTGGCCTTCCACCAGAGAAGAAGTACGAAGCCGACGGCGGACCGGGCATGGAAGACCTGGCATCCGTCCTGCACCAGTCGGCGACGCCCGAGCATGACCTGCAAATGCTTCTGAAAGCTCAGTTGCTGTTCTGGATGCTGCGCGCCACGGACGGCCATGCCAAGAACTTCAGTATCGCGTTGCTCGCCGGAGGCCGTTTTCAGCTCACGCCACTGTACGACGTGATGTCCGCCTGGCCCGTTGTCGGCAAGGGCTCCCACCACTGGCACTCGCGTGACCTCAAGCTCGCCATGGCCCTGAAAGGGAAGAACAAACACTATGCATGTGACCAGATCGCAAGACGGCACTTCAACAGCGCGGCTCGGCACATCCGCTATGCCCAGAACATGGATCACATCGTCGAGGAAACCTTGGCGTCGGTCGAGCTCGCCATCCAAGCCGTAGAGAGCAAGCTTCCCGCCGGTCTCTGCGAGCACGTCACCGAGAAAATATTCGAAGGTCTGCGCTTCAGTGCGAAAAGGCTTGGAGGTCAACCTTCGGTCTGA
- a CDS encoding helix-turn-helix domain-containing protein: MTHSIQSLRTPQQLGLLLRSARKARQLTQSQLALRLGVSQSRVSQLELQPKDMTLEQVLSACAALGLELTVADRAGLNTEVASTRRGSSQTALRETSAGRSAKTASPSVPSPRLRREQASLAAQALQRKPRKGSW, encoded by the coding sequence ATGACGCACAGCATCCAATCTCTGCGCACACCTCAACAGCTGGGTCTGCTGCTGCGCTCAGCGCGCAAAGCGCGCCAGCTGACCCAGAGTCAACTGGCTCTTCGCTTGGGCGTAAGTCAAAGCCGTGTGTCCCAGTTGGAACTCCAGCCCAAAGACATGACCTTGGAACAAGTCCTATCCGCCTGCGCGGCTCTGGGTCTGGAGCTGACAGTGGCAGATCGAGCAGGACTGAACACCGAAGTGGCCTCCACCCGCAGAGGATCTTCTCAGACCGCCTTACGCGAAACGTCCGCAGGCAGGTCAGCGAAAACCGCGTCCCCTTCCGTGCCCAGCCCGCGCTTGCGCCGCGAGCAAGCCTCCCTTGCCGCACAGGCTCTTCAGCGCAAGCCCCGCAAAGGTTCTTGGTGA
- a CDS encoding NYN domain-containing protein, producing MPKLAHKQQKLAVLIDAENVRHLNIRAILQRAACYGTLLVKRAYADWSLAKMSDYRNVLYENAIEAMQVVSYAKGKNAADIALCLNAMDLVHTGHFDGVCLVSSDSDLTHLALRLRQEGVRVYGFGERQTPRGFVMACSSFIYTDSIAASQ from the coding sequence ATGCCCAAGCTGGCGCACAAGCAACAGAAGCTCGCCGTGTTGATCGACGCGGAGAACGTCCGCCACCTCAACATCCGCGCCATCCTCCAGCGCGCCGCCTGCTACGGCACCTTGCTCGTCAAGCGCGCGTATGCCGACTGGTCGCTGGCCAAGATGAGCGACTATCGCAACGTCCTCTACGAAAACGCCATCGAGGCGATGCAGGTGGTCTCGTACGCCAAAGGCAAGAACGCGGCCGACATCGCGCTGTGCCTGAATGCCATGGACCTCGTGCACACCGGCCATTTCGACGGCGTGTGCCTCGTGTCCTCCGACAGCGATCTCACGCACCTGGCCCTGCGCCTGCGGCAAGAGGGTGTGCGGGTCTACGGTTTTGGCGAGCGTCAGACGCCACGGGGTTTCGTGATGGCGTGCAGCAGCTTCATCTACACCGATTCGATCGCGGCTTCTCAGTAG
- a CDS encoding dihydroneopterin aldolase — translation MKPTRSATATTGTQILTLSGLRFNANLGILDHEKTAPQPIQVDAELNQGMQPLLPHDDDINHVLDYRKVRQIIIDECTAEHVNLLESLIGKLARRLMQLPGVIGVRVKIAKLEIFQDCEVAIRMESGQW, via the coding sequence ATGAAACCCACCCGCTCCGCCACCGCCACCACCGGCACGCAGATCCTCACGCTCAGCGGCCTGCGCTTCAACGCCAACCTGGGCATCCTGGACCACGAGAAGACCGCGCCGCAGCCGATCCAGGTGGACGCCGAGCTCAACCAGGGCATGCAGCCGCTGCTGCCGCACGACGACGACATCAACCACGTGCTCGACTACCGCAAGGTGCGCCAGATCATCATCGACGAGTGCACCGCCGAACACGTGAACCTGCTGGAGAGCCTGATCGGCAAGCTGGCGCGCCGGCTGATGCAACTCCCCGGCGTGATCGGCGTGCGCGTGAAGATCGCCAAGCTGGAGATCTTTCAGGATTGCGAGGTGGCGATCCGGATGGAGAGTGGGCAGTGGTGA
- a CDS encoding dihydroneopterin aldolase, translating into MPPTATKTSADDLAALQLHCRKLFLRRHEVQVQMGVHAFEKQGKQRLWIDVELYVPYAHSTPQRDHIDEVVDYDFVREVVARRIAQGHIELQETLCDELVDTLLQHPGVQAVRLSTSKPDVYPDTQAVGVEVFRIKALLGDATP; encoded by the coding sequence ATGCCACCCACCGCCACAAAGACCAGCGCTGACGATCTCGCGGCACTGCAACTCCACTGCCGCAAGCTCTTCCTGCGGCGGCACGAGGTGCAGGTGCAGATGGGCGTGCACGCCTTCGAGAAACAGGGCAAGCAACGCCTGTGGATCGACGTCGAGCTGTACGTCCCGTATGCCCACTCGACCCCGCAGCGCGACCACATCGACGAGGTGGTGGACTACGACTTCGTGCGCGAGGTCGTGGCGCGGCGCATCGCGCAAGGCCACATCGAACTGCAGGAAACGCTGTGCGACGAGCTGGTCGACACGCTGTTGCAGCACCCCGGCGTGCAGGCCGTGCGCCTGTCCACCAGCAAACCCGACGTGTACCCCGACACCCAGGCGGTCGGGGTGGAAGTGTTCCGCATCAAGGCCCTACTCGGCGACGCCACACCATGA
- a CDS encoding SDR family oxidoreductase, with product MTDRVLITGGAHRLGAELVRAFAQAGWHVWCHYQHSQAAAQALQTELRQAGLNVETIRADLAQADEVTAMMATIERDAGALHAVINNASTFEPDTGLDFDPALARQQLEVNLIAPMLLARELARQQVRAPGQDACVVHVLDQKVFNLNPDYFSYTTSKLALQSAVAQQAQALAPHVRVCGVAPGLMYLSGPQQPQNFERASRINLLRKPIHPVDVAQTCLFLARTPSITGTTVHVDCGQHLVPLERDVMFVVDDLFKDPAHATHRHKDQR from the coding sequence ATGACCGATCGCGTTCTCATCACCGGTGGCGCCCATCGCCTGGGAGCCGAACTGGTGCGCGCGTTTGCGCAGGCCGGCTGGCACGTCTGGTGCCACTACCAGCATTCGCAGGCAGCGGCACAGGCCCTGCAGACCGAACTGCGGCAAGCGGGCCTGAACGTCGAGACCATTCGTGCCGACCTGGCCCAGGCCGATGAGGTCACGGCCATGATGGCCACGATCGAGCGCGATGCAGGCGCCTTGCATGCCGTCATCAACAACGCCTCCACCTTCGAGCCCGACACCGGCCTCGATTTCGACCCAGCCCTCGCCCGCCAGCAACTCGAGGTCAACCTGATCGCGCCGATGCTGCTCGCGCGCGAACTGGCCCGGCAACAAGTGCGCGCGCCGGGGCAAGACGCCTGCGTGGTCCACGTGCTTGACCAGAAGGTGTTCAACCTGAATCCGGACTACTTCTCGTACACCACGTCCAAGCTGGCCCTGCAGAGCGCCGTCGCGCAGCAGGCCCAGGCGTTGGCGCCGCACGTGCGCGTTTGCGGCGTGGCGCCGGGCCTCATGTACCTGAGCGGCCCGCAGCAGCCGCAGAACTTCGAACGCGCCAGCCGCATCAACCTGCTGCGCAAACCCATCCACCCGGTCGACGTGGCCCAGACCTGCCTGTTCCTGGCCCGCACCCCGTCCATCACCGGCACCACGGTCCACGTGGACTGCGGCCAGCACCTGGTGCCGCTGGAGCGCGACGTGATGTTCGTGGTGGACGACCTCTTCAAGGACCCGGCGCATGCCACCCACCGCCACAAAGACCAGCGCTGA
- a CDS encoding class I SAM-dependent methyltransferase, whose amino-acid sequence MSDELPGIIRHRIREAGGWLPFDRFMALALYEPGLGYYANAAPKFGQMPDSGSDFVTAPELTPLFGQALARQVAQALAATGTDTVWEFGAGTGALALQVIDALAALGQPLRRYTIVDLSGSLRERQRTTLAQHAGIVQWADVLPDRIEGVVLGNEVLDAMPVQLLARTGAVWHERGVALDAAGAFVWADRATELRPPFEVDGAHDYVTEIHPQAEAFVRTLADRLRRGAAFLIDYGFPEAEYYHPQRSMGTLVCHRAHRSDSNPLVEVGQKDITAHVNFTGVALAAQEAGMDVAGYTSQGRFLLNCGLIDLAKDADARQNAMMQKLVNEHEMGELFKVIALVPGGGSGWAPIGFAAGDRTHRL is encoded by the coding sequence ATGTCGGACGAACTGCCGGGGATTATCCGGCACCGCATCCGCGAGGCCGGCGGCTGGCTGCCGTTCGACCGCTTCATGGCACTGGCCCTGTACGAACCCGGCCTGGGCTACTACGCCAACGCAGCGCCCAAGTTCGGCCAGATGCCGGACAGCGGCAGCGATTTCGTGACCGCGCCCGAGCTCACCCCCCTGTTCGGCCAGGCGCTCGCGCGCCAGGTGGCACAGGCGCTGGCCGCCACCGGCACGGACACGGTGTGGGAGTTCGGCGCCGGCACCGGCGCGCTGGCACTGCAGGTGATCGACGCGCTGGCCGCGCTGGGGCAGCCGCTGCGGCGCTACACCATCGTCGACCTCTCCGGCAGCTTGCGCGAGCGCCAGCGCACCACCTTGGCCCAGCACGCGGGCATCGTGCAATGGGCGGACGTGTTGCCGGATCGGATCGAAGGCGTGGTGCTGGGCAACGAAGTGCTCGACGCCATGCCGGTGCAGCTGCTCGCGCGCACCGGCGCTGTGTGGCACGAACGCGGGGTGGCGCTGGACGCGGCCGGCGCCTTCGTGTGGGCCGATCGCGCGACCGAGCTGCGCCCCCCGTTCGAGGTGGACGGCGCGCACGACTACGTGACCGAAATCCATCCCCAGGCCGAGGCCTTCGTGCGCACCCTGGCCGACCGCCTGCGGCGCGGCGCGGCCTTCCTGATCGACTACGGTTTCCCCGAAGCCGAGTACTACCACCCGCAGCGCAGCATGGGCACGCTGGTCTGCCACCGCGCGCACCGCAGCGACAGCAACCCCCTGGTCGAGGTGGGGCAGAAGGACATCACCGCTCATGTGAACTTCACCGGCGTGGCGCTGGCCGCGCAGGAGGCGGGCATGGACGTGGCCGGCTACACCAGCCAGGGCCGCTTCCTGCTCAACTGCGGCCTGATCGACCTGGCGAAAGACGCCGACGCGCGGCAGAACGCGATGATGCAGAAGCTTGTGAACGAGCACGAGATGGGCGAGCTGTTCAAGGTCATCGCCCTGGTGCCGGGCGGCGGTTCCGGGTGGGCTCCGATCGGTTTTGCGGCGGGCGACCGCACGCACAGGCTCTGA
- a CDS encoding DUF2905 domain-containing protein yields MIRWMIVIFLALLLISWFTPLLRKLGFGRLPGDFRFKAFGREWFLPFATTVLLSMVASLIGYLI; encoded by the coding sequence ATGATCCGCTGGATGATCGTCATCTTCCTGGCGTTGCTGCTCATCAGCTGGTTCACACCGCTGCTGCGCAAGCTCGGCTTTGGCCGGCTGCCGGGGGACTTCCGTTTCAAGGCGTTCGGGCGCGAATGGTTCTTGCCGTTTGCCACCACCGTCTTGTTGAGCATGGTGGCCAGCCTGATCGGTTACCTGATCTAA
- the trxC gene encoding thioredoxin TrxC — translation MTPEPLHIVCPHCHTTNRVAQDALGQAPDCGKCHRPLFEGKPVALDEAGFEKHIARSQVPVLVDFWAPWCGPCRQMAPHFEAAARELEPRMRLAKVNTEEAQALGARLQIRSIPTLALFVNGREVARQPGAMGAADIVRWARAHLPA, via the coding sequence ATGACCCCCGAACCTCTGCACATCGTCTGCCCCCATTGCCACACCACCAACCGCGTTGCACAGGACGCGTTGGGCCAAGCGCCGGACTGCGGCAAATGCCACCGCCCCCTGTTCGAAGGCAAGCCGGTGGCGCTGGACGAAGCGGGTTTCGAGAAGCACATCGCCCGTTCGCAGGTGCCGGTGCTGGTCGATTTCTGGGCGCCCTGGTGCGGCCCGTGCCGGCAGATGGCGCCGCATTTCGAAGCCGCCGCGCGCGAGCTCGAACCGCGCATGCGTCTGGCCAAGGTGAACACCGAAGAAGCTCAGGCGCTGGGCGCGCGGCTGCAGATCCGCAGCATTCCCACCTTGGCCTTGTTCGTGAACGGGCGCGAAGTGGCGCGCCAGCCCGGCGCCATGGGCGCGGCCGACATCGTGCGCTGGGCGCGCGCGCACCTGCCCGCCTGA
- the glk gene encoding glucokinase, whose product MPSTLNTGRLLADVGGTNARMAWQDRPGAPIEHIEVLPVAEHANLREAIGVYLNRLDRRPTEAAIAIANPVTGDRVSMTNHDWSFSQAALREALGLSHLRVLNDFTALALAVPHLASDDLRQIGGGAAVTGAAIGVVGAGTGLGVSGLLSDGSGAWRPIAGEGGHVTLPAETARERLVMDALTRRYGHASAERVASGPGLLETCAILCEADGVAADAFVNAASVSHAALQDGHPQAMEALRMFCAVLGSVAGNLALTLGSQGGVYIGGGVVPRLGAWFDDSPFRERFEAKGRFSGYLSSIPVWVITARQSPALLGAALALDAHA is encoded by the coding sequence ATGCCTTCAACCCTCAACACAGGCCGTCTGCTGGCCGACGTGGGCGGCACCAACGCCCGCATGGCCTGGCAGGACCGCCCAGGCGCTCCCATCGAACACATCGAGGTGCTGCCGGTGGCCGAGCACGCCAACCTGCGCGAGGCGATCGGTGTTTACCTGAACCGCCTTGACCGCCGGCCCACCGAGGCCGCCATTGCCATCGCCAACCCCGTGACCGGCGACCGCGTCAGCATGACCAACCACGACTGGTCGTTCTCGCAGGCGGCTTTGCGCGAGGCACTCGGCCTGTCCCACTTGCGTGTGCTCAACGACTTCACCGCGCTCGCACTGGCGGTACCGCACCTGGCCTCGGACGACTTGCGCCAGATCGGCGGCGGCGCGGCCGTGACCGGTGCTGCCATTGGCGTGGTGGGGGCGGGCACTGGCTTGGGCGTCTCGGGGCTGTTGTCCGACGGGTCAGGCGCGTGGCGGCCGATCGCGGGCGAGGGCGGTCATGTCACCTTGCCGGCCGAGACCGCGCGAGAACGCCTGGTCATGGATGCTCTGACACGCCGCTACGGCCACGCCTCGGCCGAGCGCGTGGCCAGCGGGCCGGGGTTGCTGGAAACCTGCGCCATCCTGTGCGAGGCAGACGGCGTGGCGGCGGACGCTTTCGTCAACGCGGCGAGCGTGAGCCACGCGGCCTTGCAGGATGGACATCCTCAGGCCATGGAAGCGCTGCGCATGTTCTGCGCCGTGCTGGGCTCGGTGGCTGGAAACCTGGCGCTCACCCTGGGCTCCCAGGGCGGCGTCTACATCGGTGGCGGCGTGGTCCCGCGGTTGGGTGCGTGGTTCGACGACTCGCCTTTTCGCGAACGCTTCGAAGCCAAGGGCCGGTTCTCCGGCTACTTGTCCAGCATTCCGGTCTGGGTGATCACGGCGCGCCAGTCGCCCGCTCTGCTAGGGGCTGCGCTGGCGCTGGACGCGCATGCCTGA
- a CDS encoding mechanosensitive ion channel family protein, with protein MQEQFIGLVQQWWGGIGLIATALLRIVLIIVLAWIVSAVLQRAVRNLRERIAGRIDDREAHKRAQTLGRVFRYLITVVVSLVAGMLVLAELGVSVAPILGAAGVVGLAVGFGAQSLVKDYFTGFFLLLENQIRQGDVVQLGDHSGVVEEVTLRFVQLRDYDGNVHYVPNGTISSVINMTRDFSFAVMDIRIAFRESVEDAMAVMQDVAAQMRTDASFGPRILDDLEIAGVNEWAASAIIIRCRFRTLPIEQWGVKREYLRRLKAAFEAQGIEIPLPHLTVYAGQDKNGGAPAFMLGKTEALAAD; from the coding sequence ATGCAAGAACAATTCATTGGACTGGTACAGCAATGGTGGGGAGGCATCGGTCTGATCGCCACCGCGCTGCTGCGCATCGTGCTGATCATCGTGCTGGCCTGGATCGTGTCGGCGGTGCTGCAGCGCGCCGTTCGCAACCTGCGCGAACGCATCGCCGGCCGCATCGACGACCGCGAAGCCCACAAGCGCGCCCAGACGCTGGGCCGCGTGTTCCGCTACCTGATCACGGTGGTGGTGAGCCTGGTGGCCGGCATGCTGGTGCTGGCCGAACTGGGGGTGTCGGTCGCGCCCATTCTCGGTGCGGCCGGCGTGGTGGGGCTGGCCGTGGGTTTCGGCGCGCAAAGCCTGGTGAAGGACTACTTCACCGGCTTCTTCCTGCTGCTGGAAAACCAGATCCGCCAAGGCGACGTGGTGCAGTTGGGCGACCACTCCGGCGTGGTGGAAGAAGTGACCTTGCGCTTCGTGCAATTGCGCGACTACGACGGCAACGTGCACTACGTGCCCAACGGCACCATCAGCTCGGTGATCAACATGACGCGCGATTTCAGCTTCGCGGTGATGGACATCCGCATCGCCTTCCGCGAGAGCGTGGAAGACGCCATGGCGGTGATGCAGGACGTCGCCGCGCAGATGCGCACCGACGCCAGCTTCGGCCCGCGCATCCTGGACGACCTGGAGATCGCCGGTGTGAACGAATGGGCCGCATCGGCGATCATCATCCGCTGCCGTTTCCGCACGCTGCCGATCGAGCAGTGGGGCGTCAAGCGCGAGTACCTGCGCCGGCTCAAGGCGGCGTTCGAGGCCCAGGGCATCGAGATCCCGCTGCCGCACCTCACGGTTTACGCCGGCCAGGACAAGAACGGCGGTGCGCCCGCTTTCATGCTCGGCAAGACGGAAGCGCTGGCGGCGGACTGA
- a CDS encoding alpha,alpha-trehalose-phosphate synthase (UDP-forming), giving the protein MGRLVVVSNRIADPRKTSAGGLAVALGQALEASGGLWFGWSGKVVDGGTPGEGELRVQNAGKVQLATVDLSSEDHDSYYLGYSNGVLWPVFHYRLDLADFDAGYIAGYRRVNAMFARKLKALLRPDDVIWVHDYHLIPLAAELRAMGCQQRMGFFLHIPLPPPLILAAVPEHEWLMRSLFAYDLAGFQSEADLNHFARYVGTEIPADVLGEHEFRAFGKSLQARAFPIGTDVDEFVELGKGREAQDMFEQMRREYSRRRLLLGVERLDYSKGLPQRLKAFRQLLQAYPENLGSATLIQIASPSRETVDAYAALLQELESLCGGINGNFGELDWMPVRYIHRNVARKRLPGLYRAANVALVTPLRDGMNLVAKEFVAAQDPDDPGVLVLSRFAGAAEQMHEALMVNPYDTARTAETMQRALQMPLEERQRRHQALLEGIRTQDVHWWRENFLTMLTELSQS; this is encoded by the coding sequence ATGGGCCGCCTCGTCGTCGTCTCGAACCGCATCGCGGATCCGCGCAAGACCAGCGCCGGTGGACTGGCCGTGGCACTGGGCCAGGCGCTGGAAGCGTCGGGGGGCTTGTGGTTCGGTTGGAGCGGCAAAGTGGTGGACGGCGGCACGCCGGGCGAAGGCGAGCTGCGGGTGCAGAACGCCGGCAAGGTGCAACTGGCCACGGTGGACCTGAGCAGCGAAGACCACGACAGCTATTACCTGGGCTACAGCAACGGTGTGCTGTGGCCGGTGTTCCACTACCGGCTCGACCTGGCCGACTTCGACGCCGGCTACATCGCCGGCTACCGGCGCGTGAACGCGATGTTTGCGCGCAAGCTCAAGGCTTTGCTCCGGCCCGATGACGTGATCTGGGTGCACGACTACCACCTGATCCCGCTGGCGGCCGAATTGCGCGCCATGGGCTGCCAGCAGCGCATGGGCTTCTTCCTGCACATTCCCTTGCCGCCGCCGCTGATTCTGGCGGCCGTTCCCGAGCACGAATGGCTGATGCGTTCGCTGTTCGCGTACGACTTGGCGGGCTTCCAGAGCGAGGCCGACTTGAACCACTTCGCGCGCTATGTGGGCACGGAGATTCCCGCGGACGTGCTGGGCGAGCACGAGTTCCGCGCCTTCGGCAAGTCCCTGCAAGCGCGTGCCTTCCCAATCGGCACCGATGTGGACGAGTTCGTCGAGCTGGGCAAGGGCCGCGAAGCGCAGGACATGTTCGAGCAGATGCGGCGCGAGTACTCGCGCCGCCGCCTGCTGCTCGGCGTGGAGCGCCTGGACTATTCCAAAGGCCTGCCCCAGCGGCTCAAGGCGTTTCGGCAACTGCTGCAGGCCTACCCGGAAAACCTGGGCAGCGCCACGCTGATCCAGATCGCGTCCCCGAGTCGAGAAACCGTCGACGCGTATGCCGCCCTGCTGCAAGAGTTGGAGAGTCTGTGCGGCGGCATCAATGGCAACTTCGGCGAGCTCGACTGGATGCCTGTGCGCTACATCCACCGCAACGTGGCGCGCAAGCGCCTGCCCGGTCTGTACCGCGCGGCCAACGTGGCCCTGGTCACGCCTTTGCGCGACGGCATGAACCTGGTGGCCAAGGAATTCGTCGCGGCGCAAGACCCGGACGACCCTGGCGTGCTGGTGCTCTCACGTTTCGCCGGCGCGGCCGAACAGATGCACGAGGCCTTGATGGTCAACCCCTACGACACGGCGCGCACGGCCGAGACCATGCAACGTGCGTTGCAGATGCCGCTGGAAGAACGCCAGCGCCGGCACCAGGCTTTGCTCGAAGGCATCCGGACGCAGGACGTGCACTGGTGGCGTGAGAATTTTCTGACCATGTTGACCGAACTCTCCCAGAGTTGA